A window of the Hordeum vulgare subsp. vulgare chromosome 5H, MorexV3_pseudomolecules_assembly, whole genome shotgun sequence genome harbors these coding sequences:
- the LOC123452583 gene encoding uncharacterized protein LOC123452583: MAVARCRSGTLACSRPRRRRGATCGGSTRCRLMMMAATAPLRPTGGAPGTTTPSTSPPSARPTKAMAVEGCYGADKLLLQVDDSSWMLNLSLLPPHVLSSTSSFYPCRSDVMCTKYLC; the protein is encoded by the exons ATGGCAGTGGCGCGATGTCGGTCGGGGACGTTGGCATGTAGTCGCCCGAGGCGTCGCCGGGGCGCTACGTGCGGCGGGTCGACAAGGTGCCGCCTGATGATGATGGCTGCGACGGCGCCCTTGAGGCCGACGGGCGGGGCACCGGGGACAACGACCCCTTCAACATCCCCGCCAAGCGCACGCCCGACGAAGGCTATGGCGGTGGAGG GTTGCTATGGCGCAGACAAGCTGCTGCTGCAGGTGGACGACTCCTCATGGATGCTCAACCTATCTCTCCTACCCCCACACGTGTTGAGCTCCACTTCGTCTTTCTACCCATGCAGATCTGATGTGATGTGCACAAAATACTT ATGCTAG